In the Pedobacter cryoconitis genome, AAAAGCAGCAATTATTGACGAAAAGATGATACATGAGGTCAACAAATTTGCTTTAGTCCTCGTATTATCTTCTGATACTACTGTAAAAAACTTTACAGTATCCTTGAAAAACAAGGCGAACAAACTACCGTTGTTTAACGTTGCCGGAATTATTCCCGGAAAATCAAAAGCCAGAGAACTGGTCGTATTCTCGGGACACTACGATCACCTGGGTATTATTCCTTCGGCAGATCAGGACAGTATTGCAAATGGTGCAGATGATGATGCTTCTGGTACCACAGCTATGATTGCGCTTGCCAAATACTATAAGAAACTGAATAACAATGAGCGTACGCTTATTTTTGTTGCTTTTACAGCAGAAGAAATTGGCGGTTATGGGGCAAAATATTTCTCTGAGCAGTTGAATCCCGATGAGGTGGTTGCGATGTTTAACATTGAGATGATCGGTAAAGAAAGCAAATTTGGTAAGAACACGGCTTTTATCACAGGTTATGATAAATCTGATTTTGGAAAGATCTTACAGAAAAACCTGGAAGGATCTGCCTTTACTTTCCATCCTGATCCTTATTTACAGCAGAATTTATTTTACAGAAGTGATAATGCAACACTGGCTGCACTTGGTGTACCAGCACATACCATCAGCACTGATCAGATAGATATTGATAAACTTTATCATACAGTTAAAGATGAGTACAGCACGCTGGATACTGAAAACATCCTTTCTACAATTAAAGCAATTGCTAAAAGCGCAATTACCATTGTAAAAGGAACTGACACGCCAACCAGAATACCTAAATTAACTAATTAAACACTTTTTAAAGGTGTTAGTGGCAGTGCCATCACATAATCATTCATAAAGAAACCGTTGCCAATTTCAATGTCGACGGTTTCTTTAACCACAAAACCTATCTTTTCGTAGAAGTCTTTTGCATTATTATAACGGTTTACATTTAATTCCAGGCTATCTGCACCTGCTTCTATAGCCTTATTTCTTACTTCATTCATTAAGAGCTTACCCAGGCCTTTTCCATGCGCCTCAGGTAAAACATACAGCTTATGCAATTTGGCCACAATATGTTGTTGATGTGTTGTAGTTGAATAAGACATAAAAGCCAGGTCCTGATCGCCATCCTGTGCAATCAAAAAAGTATGGCCTTCCATCAGCTGTTTCGTTAGGGCAGTAATACTGTAAAACTCATCAAGCATATAATCAATCTGTACCTGCTCAAGAATATGACCATAAGTTGGACCGTAGGTAGAGGTTCCTATATACTGGATGATTGCCAGATCCTCTTCTTTTGCTTTTCTTAGTGTAATCATATTTTTTCTGTTAAGAATACATATTCCGTAGCAAAAGTGAATTCCACAAAACCATCTTTCACAACCTCAAATTCCCTTTCGTCTTTTTGCATCAGGTTAGTCGCTTCGAAATAAGAAACTATATCAATCAGAAACAGACTTCCTGCGGGTTTCCAAACACTAAATCCAGTTTTGACCGCATAAGACTTCTCGGTTGCACTGAATAAAACAATATTAATCTTAGGCAAGTAAAAAGCCAGATCTGACAGTGCTTTCTGTTCATCAATAATATTCACTGCAGCATATTTCTCTGAAATCAAATAGTTCAGCACGGTATTATATTCATCGCCTGGGCCCATAATAGACTTTGTGTTCTCCTGTGGGGCGAGTTCTCCGGCAGCATTCAGAATCACATCTACTTTTAATCCCAGGCTGATAACTTTCTCATAAATAGCGCTGTTGACTATTAAAGTAGGACTCCATTCCAGGATTTGTCCTAAGTATTCCTCATCAAAATTGCCCAGATTGTGAATATATAAGGCTGGCTCCTGTTTTTCTCTGACTATATGGTGCGACGACATGTTGCTAAGGTATTAATGATTACTGAGAAGCTAAATGATTATTTGAAGAAATAATCGATAAAAACCGTCCTTATCCTATTTCCAGAAAAACAACAAACTTTATATAGAACGAGCCAAATCTGCTCAGCAAGAGCTCAAAAAACACGATAGGGGAAGATTGAGCCCTGCAAAAGTATCCACAAAAAACAAAACGCTGAAGGAACTTGCTGCAATTCTGAAAACGCACTATTAAATTTTTCTCAAAAAAAGAGGCTATTCTTTTGGGGA is a window encoding:
- a CDS encoding GNAT family N-acetyltransferase, which gives rise to MITLRKAKEEDLAIIQYIGTSTYGPTYGHILEQVQIDYMLDEFYSITALTKQLMEGHTFLIAQDGDQDLAFMSYSTTTHQQHIVAKLHKLYVLPEAHGKGLGKLLMNEVRNKAIEAGADSLELNVNRYNNAKDFYEKIGFVVKETVDIEIGNGFFMNDYVMALPLTPLKSV
- a CDS encoding thiamine pyrophosphokinase encodes the protein MSSHHIVREKQEPALYIHNLGNFDEEYLGQILEWSPTLIVNSAIYEKVISLGLKVDVILNAAGELAPQENTKSIMGPGDEYNTVLNYLISEKYAAVNIIDEQKALSDLAFYLPKINIVLFSATEKSYAVKTGFSVWKPAGSLFLIDIVSYFEATNLMQKDEREFEVVKDGFVEFTFATEYVFLTEKI
- a CDS encoding M20/M25/M40 family metallo-hydrolase, with product MMKYFYYPLILLFIARTASAQDIDKIITKEYVDNMIKTLSSDDMQGRATFSPGIDKAATFIEGEFKKIGLQPLKGATGYRQTFYKYELKPASAEVSIDGKAIAPANFAVSGNTSETLNFDNTGGDGWARLDSSKTFREQYRLLVRNKKTKLVLVDPKFTKEFNELKAYLSKAAIIDEKMIHEVNKFALVLVLSSDTTVKNFTVSLKNKANKLPLFNVAGIIPGKSKARELVVFSGHYDHLGIIPSADQDSIANGADDDASGTTAMIALAKYYKKLNNNERTLIFVAFTAEEIGGYGAKYFSEQLNPDEVVAMFNIEMIGKESKFGKNTAFITGYDKSDFGKILQKNLEGSAFTFHPDPYLQQNLFYRSDNATLAALGVPAHTISTDQIDIDKLYHTVKDEYSTLDTENILSTIKAIAKSAITIVKGTDTPTRIPKLTN